The Peribacillus simplex genome contains the following window.
TGAGCAAAATTCAAGGAAATTCGGTTTCGGTTTTGGTATACTGTATTGGCAAGTGACCTCGGAAAACATCGGTAAAGTATTGAATTTAGAGTGAGCGGCAATAAGGGATAATGGAGGAATATTCATGAAATTAGTAATCATTAATGGTTCACCACGTAAACAAGGGCGTACAGGGATAGCCTCACGCTACATTTCCAAGAAATACGGAGCGGAACTTATTGATTTAAGCAATAGTGAGATCCCTTTATATTCAGGTGAAGGTGAGCAATATCAATTGGAAGTGATTCAAGGTCTTCGGAAAAGCATCGGTGAAGCGGATGGCGTGATCCTGACCACTCCGGAATATCATGGTTCCATGAGTGGAGCTTTGAAAAATGCCTTGGATTTTCTAAGCAATGAACAATTCACGCATAAACCAGTCGCTTTATTGGCTGTCTCCGGCGGAGGAAAAGGTGGGATCAACGCCTTAAATTCAATGAGAACAGTGGGCCGCAGCCTTTATGCAAATGTGATCGCCAAACAATTGGTTCTGGATCCACATTGCTTCGATTATGAAAATGATGGTTTACTTGAAGAGTCTGCCGTACTTGTGGAAGGTTTACTTGAAGATCTTAAAATGTATGCAGCTGCGTATGCAACAATGAAAAAATAATGAAATGAGGGTCAGGTATTTTCATACCTGACCCTTCCTTGTTTTATAGGGTTCACCAGCCAAAGTCAAATCCCCGAAAATCAATCTTCTTGTATAAATTTTCCCGTTTTGCAAAAACTATAGTTGATTTAAGCTTGGAAGTTCACTTAAATAATCACTTGTTTTTTCTGCCGCATGATCTAGATAACGAAGCAGCGCATACAACTGGGATTGAACAATTTGGTAATCATGCTCAAACCGGTATGCGTGCAAAAAATGTTCTATTTTTTTTGAAAGAAAATGATCTTTCGTCCGAACCATCAATACTAACAAGCTGTCCCAATCAGAACGGTGTGTGTGAAACAATGCCTGATCATAATCCGCAATCCTCATGTAGTTCTCCCCCTTAATAAGGAGCTATTTGTATTTTGTTCAGATCGGACTGAACATTTCCTTACAATAAGTGGTGATGTATTTGGACCGCGGTTGTTGCTTTTTACCTGAATAAAAAAAAAAGGTGAGTACATGAGAGAAATAATGGTAATTGGAGTAATTGTCCTGCTTTTTTTTCCTGAAACCACACTCGCAGAAGAGGTGTATTCTCCTGAGCGGATGGAAATGGATCTGCAAGGAATCCAACACCAGTATGAATTGGACGTTCAAATAATCGGTCAAACTGAAAAGGGAAAAGATATAAAAGCAGTCAAGTTAGGAAAAGGAAAAAAATCGATTTTGTTTGTGGGGTCACATCATGGGCGGGAATGGCTCAGCTCCAAACTTTTAATGAGCATGCTTGAAGACTATGCAGCCGCTTATCGAGCGGGCAAGCCTGTTGGAGAATACCCGTCGGGAGCATTGGATGAAGTTAGCATCTGGTTCATCCCGATGCTTAATCCAGATGGAGTCAGCATCCAGCAAGGAGATTTATCAAACTTAAATATACTTGAAAAGGCAGCAGTATGGAAAATGAACGGATATAGCAAGAATTGGTCGCGATGGAAAGCCAACGCCAAGGGCATTGATTTAAATAGGCAGTATCCGTCTGGATGGAAAGAAGTCATGAGTCATGAAAAAAAACCATCTTATCAATTTTATAAAGGGGAAAAACCACTTGAAGCAGCTGAAGTTAAAGCGCTTGCGGATTTTACAAGGGAAATCGATCCCCTTCTTGCTGTTGCCTATCATACCTCAGGAAGGGAAATCTTTTGGCATTACAAAAATAAACGGGAAAATATGGTGAGGGATTATGGGATTGCCAAAAAAACATCGGAATTGACTGGGTATGAACTGACCTTTCCGGAAAAAGAAGCGGTAGGAAGTGGATTTACAGATTGGTTCATAACTGAATTCCACCGCCCGGGAATGACAATCGAACTTAGTTATTTAGTGGATGAAACCAATCCTCCCTTGAGTGTATTTCCTGAGGAATGGAAAAGGAATCGATCAGTTGGAATCATGCTTGTTAAAGAAGCGATGCAGCTGCATAACAAATGAACAATCTTACATAATAATATTAAGAGGAAAATATGAGGAGGAAGAATTTTGAAAAAAGTCATCGTGATGTTAATGGGGATTTTTTTGATTATACAA
Protein-coding sequences here:
- a CDS encoding NADPH-dependent FMN reductase, yielding MKLVIINGSPRKQGRTGIASRYISKKYGAELIDLSNSEIPLYSGEGEQYQLEVIQGLRKSIGEADGVILTTPEYHGSMSGALKNALDFLSNEQFTHKPVALLAVSGGGKGGINALNSMRTVGRSLYANVIAKQLVLDPHCFDYENDGLLEESAVLVEGLLEDLKMYAAAYATMKK
- a CDS encoding YhdB family protein codes for the protein MRIADYDQALFHTHRSDWDSLLVLMVRTKDHFLSKKIEHFLHAYRFEHDYQIVQSQLYALLRYLDHAAEKTSDYLSELPSLNQL
- a CDS encoding M14 family zinc carboxypeptidase; this encodes MREIMVIGVIVLLFFPETTLAEEVYSPERMEMDLQGIQHQYELDVQIIGQTEKGKDIKAVKLGKGKKSILFVGSHHGREWLSSKLLMSMLEDYAAAYRAGKPVGEYPSGALDEVSIWFIPMLNPDGVSIQQGDLSNLNILEKAAVWKMNGYSKNWSRWKANAKGIDLNRQYPSGWKEVMSHEKKPSYQFYKGEKPLEAAEVKALADFTREIDPLLAVAYHTSGREIFWHYKNKRENMVRDYGIAKKTSELTGYELTFPEKEAVGSGFTDWFITEFHRPGMTIELSYLVDETNPPLSVFPEEWKRNRSVGIMLVKEAMQLHNK